A window from Hemicordylus capensis ecotype Gifberg chromosome 2, rHemCap1.1.pri, whole genome shotgun sequence encodes these proteins:
- the LOC128345934 gene encoding uncharacterized protein LOC128345934, whose protein sequence is MSWLNIVLLLFTGLSVSNENLVIQKPTVILAEEGETVNITCHFRHDVLGLFLLRTLVKSMKVFYVTNGGRDQTFDPNYINRTVYLKQWNTTIIMLQEVQKNDSDVYVCEASFKTEDKRVSKNSSATILAVRAKSTSNMNSTECSSSSWMPYVIFIQSLLLVFALLYFILSCTNIKKYCQKGRGKAGQNMIYEDMSYSLKRSGTYTTNHYQG, encoded by the exons ATGTCTTGGTTGAATATTGTCCTCCTGCTTTTCACTGGACTCTCAGTCTCAAATg AGAACCTTGTCATACAGAAGCCAACTGTTATTCTCGCAGAGGAAGGGGAAACAGTCAATATAACCTGCCACTTCAGGCATGATGTCCTTGGGCTGTTTCTTCTGAGAACCCTTGTGAAAAGCATGAAAGTGTTCTATGTTACAAATGGTGGCAGAGATCAGACCTTTGATCCTAACTATATAAATCGCACTGTCTACTTGAAACAGTGGAACACAACAATAATCATGTTGCAAGAGGTGCAGAAGAATGACAGTGATGTGTATGTTTGTGAGGCAAGCTTTAAAACAGAAGATAAGCGCGTGTCCAAGAACAGCAGTGCTACCATCTTGGCAGTGAGAG CTAAATCAACCTCAAACATGAACTCAACAGAGTGTTCATCATCTTCCTGGATGCCGTATGTCATTTTCATCCAGTCACTGCTCTTGGTTTTTGCTCTGCTGTATTTTATCCTGTCTTGTACAAAT ATCAAGAAATACTGccagaaaggaaggggaaaggcagGGCAGAATATGATCTATGAAGACATGTCTTACAGCTTGAAGCGCAGCGGGACATACACAACTAATCATTATCAGGGTTAG